The Coffea eugenioides isolate CCC68of unplaced genomic scaffold, Ceug_1.0 ScVebR1_514;HRSCAF=1203, whole genome shotgun sequence genome contains a region encoding:
- the LOC113758441 gene encoding uncharacterized protein LOC113758441 gives MSCREGFMSPQTETKASVGFKAGVKEYKLTYYTPEYETKDTDILAAFRVTPQPGVPPEEAGAAVAAESSTGTWTTVWTDGLTSLDRYKGRCYHIEPVPGEENQYIAYVAYPLDLFEEVSVTNMFTSIVGNVFGFKALRALRLEDLRVPPAYIKTFQGPPHGIQVERDKLNKYGRPLLGCTIKPKLGLSAKNYGRAVYECLRGGLDFTKDDENVNSQPFMRWRDRFLGIGKRFIKHRLKQVKSKGIT, from the exons ATGAGTTGTAGGGAGGGATTTATGTCACCACAAACAGAGACTAAAGCAAGTGTTGGATTCAAAGCTGGTGTTAAAGAGTACAAATTGACTTATTATACTCCTGAATACGAAACCAAAGATACTGATATCTTGGCAGCATTCCGAGTAACTCCTCAACCGGGAGTTCCACCTGAAGAAGCGGGGGCTGCGGTAGCTGCCGAATCTTCTACTGGTACATGGACAACTGTGTGGACCGATGGGCTTACCAGTCTTGATCGTTACAAAGGGCGATGCTATCACATCGAGCCAGTTCCTGGGGAAGAAAATCAATATATTGCTTATGTAGCTTACCCCTTAGACCTTTTTGAAGAAGTTTCTGTTACTAACATGTTTACTTCCATCGTAGGTAATGTATTTGGGTTCAAAGCCCTGCGCGCTCTACGTCTGGAAGATTTGCGAGTCCCACCTGCTTATATTAAAACCTTCCAAGGGCCGCCTCATGGCATCCAAGTTGAGAGAGATAAATTGAACAAGTATGGTCGTCCCCTGTTGGGATGTACTATTAAACCTAAATTAGGTTTATCTGCTAAAAACTATGGTAGAGCTGTTTATGAATGTCTTCGCGGGGGACTTGATTTTACCAAAGACGATGAAAACGTGAACTCCCAACCATTTATGCGTTGGAGAGATCGTTTC TTGGGAATCGGGAAGCGCTTTATAAAGCACAGGCTGAAACAGGTGAAATCAAAGGGCATTACTTGA